One window of the Eucalyptus grandis isolate ANBG69807.140 chromosome 6, ASM1654582v1, whole genome shotgun sequence genome contains the following:
- the LOC104448334 gene encoding fatty acid desaturase 4, chloroplastic, whose protein sequence is MSVAFHHKLLHASVIRERVHVPRGRVYCLAATTTKPRPDLAELAVEPRLPTAPGPLISPDCPVLNDPSLKSSWGHRAWLACGCTAVLVALAKSMVASSESHVWAEPVLAGAVGYVLADLGSGVYHWGIDNYGDASTPVFGAQIEAFQGHHKWPWTITRREAANNLHALARAVAFVVGPIDFICNDPTILGFVAVCSGCIMFSQQFHSWAHSTKSKLPPPVVALQDLGLLVSRSQHAAHHRAPYNNNYCIVSGVWNEFLDDRKVFEVLEMVLFFKFGLRPRSWSEPSSEWTEDVEEGLVSS, encoded by the coding sequence ATGTCTGTCGCATTTCATCACAAGTTACTTCACGCCTCGGTGATCCGGGAACGAGTTCATGTCCCCAGGGGCCGTGTCTACTGCTTGGCGGCCACCACAACCAAGCCCCGGCCTGACCTGGCCGAGCTCGCCGTTGAACCGCGGCTGCCGACAGCTCCGGGTCCGCTGATATCGCCGGACTGCCCGGTACTCAATGACCCGTCGTTGAAATCCTCATGGGGCCACCGCGCGTGGCTCGCCTGCGGGTGCACCGCCGTGCTCGTTGCTCTGGCCAAATCCATGGTCGCGTCGTCTGAGTCTCACGTGTGGGCTGAGCCCGTCTTGGCGGGAGCGGTCGGGTACGTCTTGGCGGACCTCGGGTCGGGAGTCTACCACTGGGGCATCGACAACTACGGCGACGCCTCGACCCCGGTCTTTGGCGCCCAGATCGAAGCCTTCCAGGGGCACCACAAGTGGCCCTGGACCATCACTAGGCGCGAGGCAGCCAACAACCTCCATGCGCTGGCTCGCGCGGTGGCGTTCGTGGTGGGCCCGATCGACTTCATTTGCAACGACCCGACGATTCTCGGTTTCGTGGCCGTCTGCTCGGGCTGCATCATGTTCAGCCAGCAGTTCCACTCGTGGGCCCACAGCACGAAGAGCAAGCTCCCACCGCCGGTGGTGGCACTGCAGGATCTGGGGCTGCTCGTGTCGCGGTCGCAGCACGCGGCCCATCACCGGGCGCCGTACAACAACAACTACTGCATCGTGAGCGGGGTCTGGAACGAGTTCCTGGACGACCGGAAGGTGTTCGAGGTGCTGGAGATGGTGCTGTTCTTCAAGTTTGGGCTGAGGCCGCGGTCCTGGAGCGAGCCGAGTTCCGAGTGGACGGAGGATGTTGAGGAGGGACTCGTATCAAGTTGA